In a single window of the Elaeis guineensis isolate ETL-2024a chromosome 4, EG11, whole genome shotgun sequence genome:
- the LOC105043867 gene encoding probable aspartyl protease At4g16563 yields MASTPPFLLCSLLFSATLFYFQLLPLSASSQSDQLILLPLTHSLTHSDSPNATIHHLLKTSSLRSAARHRRHRHQQRAREVSLPLSSGSDYTLSLSVGPPDSPTTVQLYMDTGSDLVWFPCSPFECILCEGKEIPSTSPSPPPSPPAGSHLVSCRSAACAAAHSAVAASSSSSSDLCAIAGCPLEVIETDDSCAAHPCPRFYYAYGDGSLVARLRRGSLSVGPLRLPGFIFACAHSALAEPVGVAGFGRAGPLSLPSQLAALSPSLAARFSYCLVSHSFRPDRLLRPSPLILGRSLPTAGPSEPDSPFVYTPLLPNPKHPYFYSVALLALSVGPTRIPASSILSTIDRNGNGGMVVDSGTTFTMLPAETHSSLAAEFDRQMVRAGFDRTVRAESETGLRPCYNWGSDRNASRRVPGLALHFSGDASVALPRRNYFMGFVSGGKRVGCLMVMSGGDGEGEEDYGGPAGTLGNFQQQGFEVVYDLEGKRVGFARRQCAALWDSLSRG; encoded by the coding sequence ATGGCTTCGACACCTCCATTCTTGCTCTGCTCCCTTCTCTTCTCTGCCACCCTGTTCTATTTCCAACTCCTGCCTCTCTCCGCCTCCTCCCAATCCGACCAACTCATCCTCCTCCCTCTCACGCACTCTCTTACCCATTCCGATTCCCCCAACGCTACCATCCACCACCTCCTCAAAACCTCTTCGCTCCGCTCAGCCGCCCGCCACCGCCGTCACCGCCACCAGCAGCGTGCCCGGGAGGTCTCCCTTCCCCTCTCTTCTGGCAGCGActacaccctctccctctccgtgGGACCCCCCGATTCCCCTACCACCGTCCAGCTCTACATGGACACCGGCAGTGACCTTGTCTGGTTCCCCTGCTCCCCTTTCGAGTGCATCCTCTGCGAAGGAAAAGAAATCCCCTCCACCTCCCCCTCCCCTCCGCCCTCGCCGCCCGCCGGCTCTCATCTAGTCTCATGCCGCTCCGCCGCCTGCGCCGCCGCCCACTCGGCCGTCGCCGCCTCGTCCTCCTCCTCGTCGGACCTATGCGCTATCGCCGGCTGCCCCCTCGAAGTTATCGAGACGGACGACTCCTGCGCCGCCCACCCATGCCCCCGCTTCTACTACGCCTACGGCGACGGTAGCCTTGTCGCCCGCCTCCGCCGTGGGTCCCTCTCCGTCGGGCCCCTCCGCCTCCCGGGCTTCATCTTCGCCTGCGCCCACTCCGCCCTCGCCGAACCCGTCGGAGTCGCCGGCTTCGGCCGCGCGGGCCCCCTTTCTCTCCCCTCCCAACTCGCcgccctctccccctccctcgcCGCCCGCTTCTCCTACTGTCTCGTCTCCCACTCCTTTCGCCCCGACCGCCTCCTCCGCCCCAGCCCCCTCATCCTCGGCCGCTCCCTTCCCACCGCCGGTCCATCCGAACCGGACTCCCCGTTCGTCTACACTCCCCTCCTCCCCAACCCCAAGCACCCCTACTTCTACTCCGTCGCCCTCCTCGCCCTCTCCGTCGGCCCGACTCGCATCCCGGCCAGTTCCATTTTGTCCACCATCGATCGGAACGGCAACGGTGGGATGGTGGTTGATTCCGGCACCACCTTCACCATGCTCCCGGCCGAGACCCACTCCAGTCTAGCAGCCGAGTTCGACCGGCAGATGGTGCGAGCCGGATTCGACCGGacggtccgggcggagtccgagACCGGGCTACGACCGTGCTATAATTGGGGGTCGGACCGGAACGCGAGCCGGAGGGTACCAGGGCTGGCTCTCCACTTCTCGGGGGACGCGAGCGTTGCGCTGCCCCGCAGGAACTACTTCATGGGGTTCGTGAGCGGAGGGAAAAGGGTGGGGTGTCTGATGGTGATGAGCGGTGGTGATGGAGAAGGGGAGGAGGACTACGGGGGACCCGCGGGTACACTTGGGAACTTCCAGCAGCAGGGGTTCGAGGTGGTCTACGATCTGGAAGGCAAGCGGGTGGGGTTCGCCCGGCGGCAGTGCGCCGCCCTCTGGGACTCGCTGTCACGTGGGTGA
- the LOC105043631 gene encoding ATP-dependent zinc metalloprotease FTSH 2, chloroplastic — protein sequence MASSPINLAANGISRHTVKLNLTREFYGRHLKASAALPSVGKVSRPVSVIASLSERQREGRRDFLKLLLGNIGLSLPALVGTRNAYADDQGVSSSRMSYSRFLEYLDKDRVKKVDLFENGTIAIVEAISPELGNRVQRVRVQLPGLSQELLQKLRAKNIDFAAHNAQEDSGSFLFNLIGNLAFPLILIGGLFLLSRRSSGGFGGPGGPGFPLGIGQSKAKFQMEPNTGVTFDDVAGVDEAKQDFMEVVEFLKKPERFTAVGARIPKGVLLIGPPGTGKTLLAKAIAGEAGVPFFSISGSEFVEMFVGVGASRVRDLFKKAKENAPCIIFVDEIDAVGRQRGTGIGGGNDEREQTLNQLLTEMDGFEGNTGIIVIAATNRADILDSALLRPGRFDRQVTVDVPDVRGRTEILKVHASNKKFDGDVSLDVIAMRTPGFSGADLANLLNEAAILAGRRGKTAISSKEIDDSIDRIVAGMEGTVMTDGKSKSLVAYHEVGHAICGTLTPGHDAVQKVTLIPRGQARGLTWFIPADDPTLISKQQLFARIVGGLGGRAAEEVIFGEPEVTTGAAGDLQQITSLAKQMVTTFGMSEIGPWSLMEQSAQSADVIMRMMARNSMSEKLAEDIDAAVKRISDCAYEIALSHIRNNREAIDKIVEVLLEKETMTGDEFRAILSEFVEIPPENRVPPSTPAAVPV from the exons atggcatcttcaccaATAAACCTTGCTGCAAATGGAATCTCTAGACATACTGTCAAACTGAATTTGACCAGAGAATTTTATGGTAGGCATCTGAAAGCTTCAGCAGCCCTGCCTTCAGTTGGTAAAGTGTCCAGGCCAGTCTCTGTTATTGCCTCCTTGTCCGAAAGGCAGCGGGAGGGAAGAAGAGATTTCCTAAAACTGTTACTTGGAAATATTGGACTTAGCTTGCCTGCTTTAGTTGGTACAAGAAATGCTTATGCTGATGACCAAGGTGTATCATCTTCAAGAATGTCATATTCAAGATTTTtggaatatttggataaagataggGTGAAAAAGGTGGATCTGTTTGAGAATGGAACGATTGCAATTGTAGAGGCCATATCTCCTGAGTTGGGTAATAGGGTGCAGCGAGTACGTGTGCAGCTCCCAGGGTTAAGTCAGGAGCTTCTCCAGAAGTTGAGAGCGAAGAATATTGATTTTGCAGCACATAATGCACAGGAAGACTCTGGCTCATTTTTGTTCAATCTAATTGGCAACTTAGCTTTTCCTCTAATCCTTATTGGAGGTTTATTTCTTTTGTCAAGACGGTCATCTGGTGGGTTTGGTGGACCAGGGGGCCCTGGCTTCCCCCTTGGCATTGGTCAGTCAAAAGCCAAGTTTCAGATGGAACCCAATACTGGTGTCACATTTGATGATGTTGCTGGAGTAGATGAAGCAAAGCAGGACTTCATGGAAGTGGTGGAGTTCTTGAAGAAACCAGAGAGGTTTACTGCAGTAGGTGCACGGATTCCAAAGGGTGTTCTTCTTATTGGTCCTCCAGGAACTGGGAAAACATTGCTTGCCAAGGCAATTGCTGGTGAAGCAGGTGTTCCATTTTTCTCAATTTCTGGCTCTGAGTTTGTAGAGATGTTTGTTGGTGTAGGTGCTTCACGAGTCCGTGATCTTTTTAAGAAGGCCAAAGAGAATGCGCCTTGCATCATTTTTGTGGATGAGATTGATGCTGTTGGAAGGCAAAGAGGAACAGGAATTGGAGGTGGGAATGATGAGAGAGAACAAACTCTTAATCAGCTGTTGACTGAGATGGATGGGTTTGAAGGAAATACTGGAATAATTGTAATTGCAGCCACCAATCGTGCAGATATCCTAGATTCTGCTTTGTTAAGACCTGGACGCTTTGATAGACAA GTAACTGTTGATGTTCCAGATGTGCGAGGACGAACTGAAATACTAAAGGTGCATGCTAGCAATAAAAAGTTTGATGGTGATGTTTCTCTTGATGTTATAGCCATGAGAACACCGGGTTTTAGTGGGGCAGACCTTGCAAATCTTTTAAATGAAGCAGCCATTTTGGCTGGTCGTCGTGGAAAAACGGCTATTTCATCAAAAGAGATAGATGATTCAATTGACAGAATTGTGGCCGGCATGGAAGGGACAGTAATGACAGATGGAAAAAGCAAAAGCCTGGTGGCATATCATGAAGTTGGGCATGCAATCTGCGG AACTTTAACTCCAGGACATGATGCTGTCCAAAAGGTTACCCTCATCCCACGTGGCCAAGCACGGGGACTCACTTGGTTCATTCCTGCCGATGACCCAACTTTGATATCAAAGCAACAATTATTTGCAAGAATTGTAGGTGGTCTTGGAGGCAGAGCTGCTGAGGAGGTCATCTTCGGGGAGCCTGAGGTGACAACTGGTGCTGCTGGAGACTTGCAGCAAATCACTAGCTTAGCTAAACAG ATGGTTACCACATTTGGAATGTCTGAGATTGGCCCTTGGTCGCTAATGGAACAGTCAGCACAAAGTGCAGATGTTATCATGAGAATGATGGCAAGGAACTCGATGTCTGAGAAGCTTGCTGAGGACATTGATGCTGCAGTTAAGAGGATATCAGACTGCGCATATGAGATTGCCTTGAGCCATATCAGGAACAACAGGGAAGCCATTGATAAGATTGTGGAAGTGCTCTTGGAAAAGGAAACAATGACGGGTGATGAGTTCCGAGCAATTCTCTCGGAGTTTGTGGAGATTCCTCCAGAGAACAGGGTTCCTCCATCCACTCCAGCCGCTGTCCCTGTCTGA